ATGTTAGAGTCCCTCTGCCCTCCTGTCACTTCTCTGCTTGGACTGCAGGAGGACCCTCTGAGGTAGCAGTCACGAATTTCCTTTTCCGCGAACGAGGTTATGCGGGAAGGCACTGGCTTCGGCTCGCGGGAACTGGCAAAGCCCCGCACTTGGCAATTCAGACACAAAGGCTCGACTTCCGCGCTATCTTAGGGGCAAACCCAGGCCTGCGCCGCGCAGCCAAAGACAGCTCTCTGGGGTGGAAAACTCTGTGTCGGGCTCTGGGGTCTCTCCACCTGCGAGGGTCACTTTTCCAGCTGCCCAGGCGGCACCCTTGAATTTCACACCTGGAAGGGACtccagggggaggagggaggcccaACACCCCCAATTTTTCCAGGTCACAGGCTTGGCTCCGGACCCTGGGCGCAGGAAGGCAACAGCAGTGCTCCGGATGCCTCTCACCTCCATAGGGTCACTCACCACCCTCAAAGCCAGAAAGGACTGCACAGGGCCCAGCGCTGCGAACACACTAGCCAGCCTCTCAAGGCGGCTGCTCAGCAGGTGTGGGGCCAGTTCAAATTTAGATAAGCCGTGAGGGCAAGATACACCCCAAATCTGGAAGACTTACTATGGAAAAAAGGGTGAAACAGCTCAACCATTTTTATGTTGACTCTACCTTGAAACGATAGTATTTTTGGGTATTTTgagttaaatatattattaaaattaacctcatctttttcttcttactaccTTAACATGGatactagaaaatttaaaattgcatATGTGGTCTGCAATGTATTTCTGTCGGAAAAATCCCCGCCTGGGCTGAATAAGTTCTCCTGTTTTTGTGAACAGGATAGTGCAGTCCCCaaaatagaaaactgaaaaagatgGGTTTTACGCCATCTTCTTGTCCACAACCCCACTCGGTCTTCCCCATCTACTTAACCAGGCCAAGAGGGGCCGAGTTTCTCTGAACAGAACTCACTTGCTCATGGGTTTTTAAGAAAACGGTTCACCCGAACACTTAGGTTGACCGCAAGACTGCAAGTGGAGCCTCTGAAATACCTAATGCTGGACATTTCCACTCCAGAACCGAAAGTTCCAAGATTTCTCAAGAGGAAGGTGGGAGAGCTGCTCACTGTCTCTGCTTTGGGTGCATCTGCTGCTCAGACAAGATTCAAAATGGAGTTAAGAATTCAGGTTTGTTTCTAAAGCTTCCTTCACTGCCTGCCCCAGGtaagcacctctctctctccctctctggcctgggaagagtgCAGAGGGTACCAGCCATGGAAGAGCCAGCCCCAACTACTGGAAacagcacctgctggctcccctgAGACCTCTCGTCTTGAACTAATTCGGTATCAGGGTGGGGTTGCTTGTCGAACAGCAAACAGCGGGCAGTGGATGGGTGCACGTATTTCCACCTGCCTCCCCAGAAAGCCCGGTTTAAGACTGGGTGGCTACAGCCGTGGGATGACCAGAACATCCTACTACAAGACTCAATAAATTATGACATGATCACTGCCTGGAGCTAATCCTAGGTTAGACCCTTGCTACCAGTGTGGTTCCAATTTCCTGGACCGGGGTTTACGCTCTGGGTGGCCCACAAATAGGCGGGGGCGGAGGGGAGCAGCCGAGATGAGGGAGCCTTAAGGAGAACGTGGGGGAGAGTGGGACCCCACAACGCGGTTGTGTGGCAGAGGGGCTGAGGGTCCTGGCCACCTGCGGAGCTGGGGCACAGTTCAGAACCAGAGCCGGGTCTGCAGGTTCTGGGAGGCAAGGAAAATGAGCCCATGTCAACCGGGCGGATTTTCTCCCATTAAAAAACGGGGGTGGGGGCTACTTCTTTTGCACCTTTGTCCTCCTCACTTTAAGAAGAAAGGAGCTGTCGGCGCCCTTTATTGCAGTAACCAAAGGCCCAAGTTTCGAGCAACACCGGGTATCGGGAAGCCAAGTGATTCCCAATTCGGATCGCGGACGCTGGTGTAGCCACCAGGCGCTTCCCCTGTAATGCAAGGCCAAAGGGCGTGTCCCGTGCGGCTTCGTCCCATCGAGGGTTCCTGGTGTCAGTCCCCACGTGGCAGCTGCCTCTCCGCTCCTCGCGGTTCACAAAGCAAACCGGACGTGGAGGCGGTGCGCCCGCCACGCGCTCCCCAGTTCAGGTCCTCTCTCCATTCCTGTCCTCGGGTCTCGGGGAAAGTCAGTTCGTGTGGGCTGCCGAAGTATCTGTGCGTTCTGGCCCTCACGCTCGGCTCACATCGCGGACACGAACCGATCCACCCCGCCGGGATAGGCCGCGGCATGGCGCGCATGGTAGGCGCCTCCGCCGCCCGCTCCGAGCTGCCCCCCAGGATTGTAGCAAGGCCCCAGCGCTCCGAACTGGCCAGGCGATGAGCGCCCGTAGAAGTCCACTGCGGTCTCCACGCCACCGCCGCTGCCACCCGCGGGGGGCGAAGCGGGTCCCGCCAGGCGGCCCGCCGCCGCAAAGAGCGCCCCGCCCGCTCCCTGCGGGTACGCGCCGTCGGGGCCTGCGTAGGCGGCCGTATAGGCCGAGGGGTTGGCAGGCCGAGCCCCGGAGCAGCCAGCGGGCTGGTAGCCGGTGGTAGTGGAGGGGGCGCCGGCGGAGGCGAAGGCGCAGGAGCCACCCGGCCCCGATGGCGCGGGGCCCAGATCCGGGCTGAGCGGCCGCTCAGGAACCAGGCCGAAGACTCGGCACGGGCCCGGCGACGCGGCGGGGTAGTAGACAGGAGGCGGCGCGGCGAGCGACGGCGGCGCGTAGCCGGCGTAGACGGCTCCCGGGTAGGGCGCGCGCGCGGCGGGCACCGCGCCGGGGAAGAtcgcggcagcggcggcggctgcCGCAGCGGCTGCGGCGGCCGCCGCGTCGTGCATGTAGGCCGGGTAGGTGGACAGGTCCGAGCGCTTGAAGCGCTTGCGGCGGCGCAGGAAGCTGCCGCTCTCGAACATGTCCTCGGCGTTGGGGTCCAGCGCCCAGTAGTTGCCCTTGCCGGGGCGGCCGGCCTCGCGCGGGATCTTGAGGAAGCAGTCGTTGAGCGTGAGGTTGTGGCGGATGCTGTTCTGCCACTTTTTGGGGTTGTCGCGGTAGAAGGGGAAGCGCTCGGTGATGAACTTGTAGATGCCGCCCAGCGTGAGGCGGCGCTCGGGCGCGTGCGCGATGGCCATGGCAATGAGCGCGATGTAGCTGTAGGGCGGCTTCCCGCGCTGCAGGGGGCGCTtgcgccgccgcccgcccgcgccgcGGCCCGCAGCCTCGCTGGGGACCCCGGCCCCTGCCGCCTCGCCGCGCTCCTCCTTCACGGCCGCCAGCGCCtcgggctgcggcggcggcggcggcggcggcggcggtggcccGCTCTCGGCCGTCATGGCACGGCCGTTCCGCAGCCCCCGGCGTCCGCGCCGCCCGCCGCTGTCGAGGGTCGAGGTTGGGGgcggctctggccactgcaggccgTGCCCTCGGGACGGACGCTAGCTCCCTGTGCCGCGAGCTCGGGGGTCCCGGCGGGCGGACACCGAGAGCACGGTCGCCCGGGCTGGGGCACGCCGGCGTCCGCGGGTCTCCCCGGTCGTGCGGCGCGGGCTGAGGCCCGGCAGTGTCCCGCCCACTGAGGGCGCAGCTCGTGGTCCGGAGCTCGAGGCCAGCGGCGGCGTTGGAACCGGGACCAGGCTCCCGTCACGGGCCGGCGGGTCCTTGGCTGCCGGTGCCAAGCGGTCGAGGAGTCCCTAAGTGGGGCCCGGAGTTGGGGTGGCCGAGGCTGGTCGCCGGTCCACACTGGGCGGAGGGTAGCTGTCGAGGTCAAGCGTGCAGGCCCGAAGGCCTGAATCGAGGGTAGTTTAGTGCAGGCTCGGGGCGCTCCGGCGAGGGCCGCCCCAGCCTCCCTTCCGTGGCCAAGGCTGCGGGCCGCGCCAAGAACCgggcggcggggcgcggggcgcgagGGCGCGGCGCGGGCCGAGGCGGGGCGCGCGACTGCTCCTCTCCGCGGCGCTGGACTCCTCTGGCTTCGGGGACCTGCCGGCGAGCGAGGCGCTCCCTCGCACACACCCGGGGCCAGCTCCTCCCTCCGCTGGCTTCTCCTCCTTAAAGGCGCCAGGAAGCGTGGGGGCGGTGCCGGTTCCCCGCCCGCCCCCGattgccccccccccaccggcaCCCCCGGGGCGCACCTCTGCAGGTAGAAGCGGCGGAGGCGGCGCGGCGGGAGCCCCGCAACGTCAGAGAGGGGAGGGCGCTTGGAGATCCCCCGGGCCGGCCCTCTCCGCGCccagatggggagactgaggcgCGCAGGCTCCGGGGACCGGCGCGGGAGACCTCGGCGCTCCCGGACTTTCCTGGCCTCGGCGCAGGGCTGGGACTCGCAGGGAATGTCCGGAGAGGGTGAGAGTCGGCCGAGGGGGCGCTGGATTACCGTGGGGTGGCGGGCGGGAGTGGGGGGGTTCTGTGTGGCTGGTTCCCGAGCCCTTTGGGGATGATCCAACCTTCAGTCGACGGCTCCTAGGCCGGCGCGGGCAGGTAGGACTTGCGGGGAGCCCCAGCCTCGCCCGGAGCCGAGCCTCCAGCCTGCATCTCTTTTAGGGACTGCGTCTCCCAGCCGGGTGCCAGAGGTGGCCACTTcccttttctgctccctctcccccttgccCCACGGTGTTAAGGGTTCGTGTCTCACGAGTCCTTTTTTGCTTCTCGCTCCGCGCCCAGCGCTACCGGTCTGTGTGGCGGGGAACCCCTCTTTGTCACCGAGAGTTACGACGCAGGCTGCGGGTCTTGCCCATTTGTCGTAACCCGGGACCCCTCCGATTCCCCTTGGGAGGGGTCCCTCCGGCGCCCCCAAGGGCAGGCAGGCGGCTCCTTCCTCCCACGGTGAGAGTGTGTGCCGGGAAGGGGTGGGTGGACGGGGCCCGTTTGCTTCGCGAGTGTGCAGGCATCCCTGCGGTTCCCGAAGCCTAGACTCCGGGGATGCGTGCGCCGCCGCAGCCCCGCTGGCCTGCGTCCCTTCGCTCTCGCAGGGCCTTGGTTTTCTGCTCTGAGAGTTGGGGGCTGCACAGGGCATGTGGCATTCCCCTGAGGCCCTTTCTACCCCCTGAGTTTCCGGACTTGGATGCTCCAGCCCCTCGGTGCAGGTCGCGGAGAGGCGGAGGCGCGGGGGAGCAAAGGCGACTCCAAGAGGAGGGTCTTGGCTAGAAGTGGGTGGCACGGCTTTTTGGAGAGGGGTGCGGCTTGCCGCGTCCTTGCCGGCCACCGTGAGCTGAGGTCAGGCTCAGCCCCGCCTGGCTTCGGCACCCGCTTTCGGAAGATCGAGGCACAAGCCCAGCGCTGCGCTCCGCCGCCCGGTGCGGGGCGGGGGGAAGCGGTTGTCCTGTGCGTTTGCTCAACGACCTGCCCAGGAGAGGGGCGCTGCCGCGGACGGAGCGAGGCGTCAGACTCCCCCAGCGAGCCCCGAGCGCCTTCTTCCAAAGTATCCAAGTGAAAATCCAGGTTTCGTTCTGTTTCGTTTTCCCgaagaaatttcttttaaaattttactggaTTATATGTTGAGACTtcttactgggggggggggggggcggggggggcgggcaCCGCTGTGGTTTTGTTACCAAAATTCTAAGATCCGAATTTCCAGACCTTAAATTCTGTACTGTTATTCTAACATGATTCCATAAATCAAAGGATGTGATTCTCTGTCTGTGATTGTATTCCTAGGGCTTGAAGCTTTTGATCAAAGTCCCTATAGGgggatactttttaaaagtttgtggaagatagaattaaaagataagttaatttttgtgcaaaaaatattgaaatctatgcatagttttttttttccccatgatacatgttttccatgaacttttggaagacccctgtATATTAAAATGCTAGGACTAAGGTGCTGCCTTTGAAAACACATATGATGCTGCTACTGcagcctgctgcttctccagttttagtttttttttaaaggtctaaaGTTTATGCTATTTAAATGAATTCCTGTTCAGGAACATCTGGAAGATTTGGAGCCTATAAATCCACAACTCTTCACTTCCTTAATGCCAAAGTGTTAGTGCTAGGATCCATTATTCACTGCGGTAATATTTATGACTGTACGCTTTGATAATCGGTCCTGGGACCTCATGGTTCTCTGTGATTAACTTCTAATGCCTCTAGGTAAAAACCGCACcaatcctgcccccccccccagtcttgtGGCCACATTCTCCTGGAATTCGGATTCCTCCTTGTGAGTGTTGCTATACCTGTGCTCCAGACTTAGCATCCTGAGGTTAGAACACCAAGATTGGGATTCTAAGATTTTCATGGACAAAAGACCCCTAAGAACTAGTCCCTACGAGTTTGTTCAGATCAAACCATGCAGTTCAAAAGAACCTGTACCTTGGAGATTCCATGACTGCACAAGGGAACTGTTGGATTCCCTTATTTGATGAGTCCAGGGATCAAGAGTTTACCCGTTTAGATCAAAACCAGACTTTAAAATCTCCTGCGTTTCAGGGTGTTTCCTGCTTTCCCTTTGCTTCCTTGTGTGTTTCCTGAATAGGGGCAGGGTGGTCCTGGTCCCCGGCCCccttctctgccacagtgctTCTTATCATTTGTGGGGTCACAGACTCCACTAAGAATCATCTGGTGGACCCTATCCCTTGAAAATCACTCCCCCAGTGCAGCAGGGGCTTCCAGTCTGCTTCCCTTGAGTCTTCAGCCCTGCACGCCTTGGGGAAACCTGCCCCATGGTAGTTTTAGGCGCCTTTGTGGAGTGGGTTGGTGGAGCATATTCCTGGGGATCTGTAGAATATACTGGAAGCTCTTCTGTAACAGCTACTTTCTTAACTTTTAAAGATTACCCTCCCCTCCACCCGCCTACCCTGCCGCTGCCCCCAGAATCCAAGGAGTCAGGGAAAATTCCTCCACATCCCACAGTCCAGAGGACCCCCTGCATGCAAATGCAGAGGTAACCACTTTTCTGCTTAAGGAACTCTTGGAAATGAGAGCCAGGAGGAGACTGGCCTGTGGAAGGAATTGTTTGGAGTCTTGGAGAGGAAGGCATTGGGCTGAGCCGGGAAACAGGGTGAAAACCCTTTGGATTTGAAGCCTGCCTGCCTTTGCCCAAGTTCTCAGAGCCTCCCTGGTTCTTAATTCTCTAGCCTGGACCACTCTCCTTAGCCAGCAACCATGGAAACCTCACTTGCAGATCTGATCCAAGAATCTCCAACGTCTGTCCCGGTTACTCTGGGTCAGTGGGTGGTTTCCAGAGAACGTCAGAGTGAGACAATGCCCCAAAGGGAACCCTGTGTCGTCCacccctcagccctgccctgaaCCGCAGAACCTGGCACAGCTGCACCTGCCCCGGTTCTCAGTGCTGGGGCTGGAGAGGGCTCATAATGGGCCCGGGGCTGGGAGCTATCCTCTGCCCTTCTCAGGCCTCAGTTTTCCCTTCTGTGAAGTGGGAGTCCCTTATCTGTTCTTTAGAGGATGGAGTGAGGCACATTGCCAACCTGCCattgttttcttcatcttttaagGGTGGAATACGGGAAACTGACAAGCCGCCCCAGGAAATTCAAACCTGCCCCACTTGCGGCTGCCATGAGATGCCCCCGGGAAGAAGCAGTGGTTGGTTAAAGCAAAGCGTTTCCCACAGAGGGCCTGGCCAGGGACTTGGAGCCtcagcttccccctcccctgcccagcgGGTGTGGACTCCCAGCGCTGCCCTGGGACGACGAGAGAGCTCTGTGGAGAAGCAACTGAACTTCAAGCGTCTTCTCTCCATTGGTGCACTTTAACGCTGCAAACAGGATTACCATCACGCAACGGGGGCGGGACCAGAGCGGGGAGTCTCTGGCTTCCCACCTCTGGCTTCCCTGGGACCAGGCAACTGGCCTCCCGCTTGACCAAAAGGAAGCACTTCCGCTCaggtctgtgtctctcccctctaGCTCTCTGCCACCCCTGCCCGTGTGCCACCCCAGGTCCCTACAAGTCCCCGCAACTGGGAGTGCTGGGCCCCCGGGGAGCTCAGAGACCGAGCAGGTAGTCGGGGACCAGACTGGTGGGCGGGTGGAGGGCGTCGACCTGGGCCCGGTTCCCAGCGGAACTCCCCACCCTTTGGGCGCACCTGAGGAAGAAGGAGCGCACCGGGCGCTGGACAGGCTGGGAAAGCCCTGATGGGGCGATGGCGGGTGACGGGGGAATCTGTGCGTTCCCAGCCCCGCCCGCAGGCGACGCCCTGAGATTCTGGGATCCAGAGTGTAGGAACAGCCCTCAGGGGAGCGTCCCGCATCCAGGCTTCTGAGATCTGTGTGCTGCTCTGGGACTGATTTGCACACAGAGTAGGGGTGTTCATTTGTTAGGGACGAAGGTATAGTTTTGCAAGACAGGAAGGTCACGCCCTCCGCTTGTGGAAAGGGAGGTGTACCAGGCTGGATTCTAGTTCCCCCACCAGAAGTGTGGGAAGAGGTGGTCACTTGTCCCCCTTCCCCACAGTGGCCTGTGATGcatccttgctgcctccctgcaagtgtgccagcccccagggcggCTCGTCTGGCAGCTTAGTCTGGGCGCTCGAGGAGGGGTCTGGGTaggtgccagcaccctggcctGCTCCTGGCCCAAGGTCTGAGGCTGGAAGACCACTGAGCCTGGATGCACGTGCCCTTCTGTGATGGTCCTTTTCTCTGGGGACTCGGGAGTGCCGGCCTCCCTCTCATCTGTCTTTGGTAGGAACGTGCACAGTGTCCTCTGTTTCCGGGCACATCTCTGCAGTCACTCCCTCCCGAACGGAGCCCACGGCCAGAAGTGAGGGCTGACCACACTTGCCAGCCGGGTCCCAGCTGCCCGTGCCAGCCTCTTGCCTCCTGAAAGATAGCACAGTTTTCTTGTACTTTTTTTGCAAGGCCAAGACCGATGGACATTCACCCAGGAGGACACTGGAGCTCGTGGGAGTGGTGATCTGTGGGCTTGTCCCTCTGCCCTGCATAGCCTGGGGAGGAGAAGCAGCTTTCTTGTTCGTCCTCCCCAGGGCAAATTCAAGTCAGTTTTCTCTGCACAAGCCCTGCCCACTTGGCTGCTCCAAGGTCTTGATGCTGCTGTCACTCACCTGCAAGTTCAAGAGCAATTCTCCTGGGCTTGGCATTCCGGGCCCTCCATACCCAATGTCCccttccactccccacccctaTCAAGTCTTCAGTTTTCTTGAATATGCTCAGACCctcagcctgggaaagctgggaCCCTCCCCTCCTCAGCTCAAATGTTTCTTCTTGCAGGAAGTCCTCCCTGATCTCCCAGAGCAGGTCAAACACTCCCTCTTTGGGCCTGTCCCGGCTCGTTGGGAGTTTAGCTCTTGCCACACAATTTGTGGTATAATTATTTATGTGAGTGCCTCTGTAATTCTCTTGGCAGTTCCTTGAGGGTGGAAAACATGGCTTCCTGCCATTGGACACCCAGATGACCAGCACAGGGTACAGCGTGGCCTGCTTGTGAAAGTACTACTTAAAGTCACCCACTCTCAGGGCAGTCCCCATCTGTGCCTCTATCTAGCTGTGCAACCTTGGGCCAGACTCTTATCTACTCTGAGCCTcaacaattttcaaaatttataaaatggatGGGGTGGGGCATTTAGCACAGCTGTTAAGACCCTGCTTGCGATGCTTGCACCCCGTATCagagtctgggttcaagtctctgctgggcttccatcccagctgcctgctagtgcgtcctgggaagcagcagataatggctcaagtatttgggtctctaccacctacacaggagaatgatatagaattctgggctcctggcttcagactggcccagccttagctattgtaggcatatggagagtgaaccagatggtggaagatctgtctctctttcaaataaaatgaaaaacattttttaatttttaaataaaaattggaatgGGGATATCCTAATGTGATAAGAGTTGTGAAGATTAGGGTTGACTTACACCTATATAACTCCTCTATATGCAGACGCAGTTGTAACCACTTTACCTACACTTACTATCCAGATGCATCAGAAGGCCTGGGGCACGTCTTGGGCCTGTCACTAACTGGGCTTGGAGCACGGCACATCCGGGAGAGCCGGCGGGGCAGTGGGTCTGGGAGCCATGGTTTCTGGAAAGATGCCATCTAGGCAGGTGGGCAGTTGCACAGTGGCCCTGGCAagggctctcccaggccataagcgaGCATGAGGGGAGTCAGGCTCAGGACAGCACCTTCTACCTTAGGTTCAGGTACAGGGGCCTCTGGGATGACCCTGGGGCCTGGAGATGAGAAGCCGTTTCTGGGGACAGTTTGGCTGACTTAGCCCTACTGGCAGGAGGCTGAGCATCTCACAAGGGCAGCCTGTCTCCCTGGTGTCCTGGATCTGCAGGtggccctggcttctgcccaggcaCACCTGGCCGGCTCTTCTGGGGGGAAGCGTCAGCCTTGGGTTGGGTTCCAGCTCCCAGGGGTTCAGGGGTGTGTTCTTCAATCCTGACTTCTGGCTAGGGGATCTGGGCTTGCCCTCCTGATGTGGGTTTGCACATAATCCAGGTGTGGAAGAAGGTGTGACTGCAGCTGGGGTCCCTTCATGGGATGTCACCCTGGGCAGATGATGCGTGTCTCCCTGCGTTCCCTGAGCTCTGGCCAGGTAAACTGTCTGCAGGTAATGGGGCCAATGGACTGTGGGTCAGTGCAGGGAAGCCCTGGATGTGTGCAAGGGCTATgggcatggagagaaaggagagggacgAGAGGAATAGCTGCTCCGTAAATGTGCAGGAGATGGAGTTGACAAGGCTTAGGGAGCATCAGTCAGTTACCACAGTGGGCTCAGTGTTCTAACAGGCGTGAAGTTCTGAGCCAGGGCTCTCTCCTACACGCCTATCTTTACCTAAAGCATGGTCCCAGAAATTAGCCATGCAGGGATCTCTGAAAACCTCTGTGGGCCTCTCACTCCCATTTAAAAAGTTCTCACCCTCTCCTAGACTTCCCACTATGTGCATACTACCGGTTTGTGCGGCGGCCTTTGATCGCGTGGGCATTGGCTGGCCTGAGATGATTGACGTCGGCTTTACCCAATGAGTGAGCAAGACTGTCGAAGCTCAGGTAAGtggctccacctcctcccccacaTGCACTTTGCGGACCCCCTTCGCCGTGGAACTGGGTTTCTAGAAATTGTTATTTACGGTGTGGAGATAACCTGAACAGGTAAACAGTGACAAATGATTTACAGGAGAAGGAAAGCAAGGGTCCTTCACGCCAGGCCCTAGGGCTCTTGGACGTTTTGTCGCTGGCTTAGCAGACAGCAGGCGAGGTGACCCAGCTGTTGGCTGACCATGTCAAGGTGCCGATGCTGGCCACTATCAGGCTCGGCGTAatcgcggtgccggcacactgagcCAAGACCAACAAgaaggcattttaaaaactgttatgaAAACATTGTAACTTTGCAGGAGGCAAACCAGGAAGACAAAAGTCCCCCGCGTGCCAATGACCTgtcattcactccccaggttcttgtgtgtgtgtgtgtgtgtgttttctcctttGTGTTCTTATGCATATCCAGTGTATGTATGTTTACACAGATGTAACCACATGTGTGCGAGTCTGTGGTCTTTGCGCACAGTGCATTTGCATTATTTTGTAAACATAGCTACCTGTTGCTCCTCTGTAGCTGTGAATGAATCGGCTAGTGTTGATTTAACCCTTTCAGGGTAGCTGGCAGTTAGGTCATTTCCCATATCcttgatggaggtgatggtgccAGGAATGTGTTTgtataaagtactttttatttcttttgaaatatcctgAAGACAAATTCCTGAGAGCAGGATTTATGGGACCACAAACATCTTTATGGTTCTTCATATAGTGCTGCCAGGCTGTCTCCAAGGGTATTTTGCAATTCACCATGTCAAGATGATTAGCATATCTATCACCCCTAAAAGTTTCATCTCACTCTTTTTGTGATCGAATCCTTCCCCTCTCACTGTCCAGAAGCCGTCGCTGATCCCTTTTATGTCGCTATAGTTTGTActttacataaatgaaataatgcaatGTAGTCTTTTTTGTTTGATTGCTTTTACTCTACATAACTATTTTGACATTCATTCATGTTGTGATAGCAAGAGACTTTttattaattcctttttattgctaaatagTATTCTGTTATATGGATATGCcccaatttgtttatccagtcactTGTTTCCAGTTTGGACTATTCTAAACAAAGCTGCTATGAATGTTTGTGTTTAAGTCTTTGTGTGGACacctgttttcctttctcttggggAAGTATCCAGGAGAggaatgtctgggtcatatgccaggtatatgtttaaatttttaacaaactGTGAGATTGTTTTCCCAAGTGGCTATAGAtgagagtcctggctttggcctgatctggccctggctgttgtgtgcatctggggagtgaaccagcagattaaagatcctTTTGGCACTCGctcgttctctgtctctgcctttcaaataaagagaaagtAAATACTAAAAAGTTTAAACTCACAAGTTTATATCTCAGAtcagcaagtcttttttttttaggagcaATAAGATTTTAATAAACAAAACCCATCCTAAAGCCATAACTATGAAATGTTGTATTTGCCCCAAAACAGCATAGAAAAGCAGGTTAGGGCCTGGAGGGTGCAGGGTACATCAATCTGCAGGAAGAGCACTGTGCGTTagcccaggaggaggggaggggcaaatGTACCCAGGTCCCCACTTGTTCCTGCTACCCTTAGCGtcctgggg
This DNA window, taken from Lepus europaeus isolate LE1 chromosome 12, mLepTim1.pri, whole genome shotgun sequence, encodes the following:
- the FOXE1 gene encoding forkhead box protein E1; its protein translation is MTAESGPPPPPPPPPPQPEALAAVKEERGEAAGAGVPSEAAGRGAGGRRRKRPLQRGKPPYSYIALIAMAIAHAPERRLTLGGIYKFITERFPFYRDNPKKWQNSIRHNLTLNDCFLKIPREAGRPGKGNYWALDPNAEDMFESGSFLRRRKRFKRSDLSTYPAYMHDAAAAAAAAAAAAAAAIFPGAVPAARAPYPGAVYAGYAPPSLAAPPPVYYPAASPGPCRVFGLVPERPLSPDLGPAPSGPGGSCAFASAGAPSTTTGYQPAGCSGARPANPSAYTAAYAGPDGAYPQGAGGALFAAAGRLAGPASPPAGGSGGGVETAVDFYGRSSPGQFGALGPCYNPGGQLGAGGGGAYHARHAAAYPGGVDRFVSAM